GGTGACGCTTGAGACGCTGGGCGATCGCCTTGGCATTTCCAAGGAGCGGGTGCGGCAGATTGAAAGTCGCGCGCTGGTCAAGTTGAGGCGCGCGCTGTCGCGGATGCAAGAGTCGGCGACGCCTGACGAGCCGGCAAGAGCGTAACGAAAAAACCCCGGAAGTCGTCGCTTCCGGGGTTTTTTGTTTCCTGATTAGGCGGCTCGGTCCACGTCAGCCTCATCCCCGCCGTCATCGCCCGCGTCCCCCTCGGCCTTCGGCCCGCGACGGGGGCCCTTCAGCAGAAAGGATTCGATCAGCTTCAGCGATTCCGAATCGATGAGCTTCCGCACGGCGGCGACTTCACGCGCCATGCGATCCAAGGCGGCCTCGTAAAGCTGGCGCTCAGAATAGGACTGCTCGGGCTGGGTATCCGACCGGTAGAGGTCGCGAACCACCTCGGCGATGGTGATGAGATCGCCCGAGTTGATCTTCGCCTCGTATTCTTGAGCGCGGCGCGACCACATGGTGCGCTTGACGCGCGCGCGGCCGCTCAGCGTTTGCAGCGCCCTGTCAACGACGCCCGTATCGGCGAGCTTGCGCATGCCGACGCTGACGACTTTGCTCGTGGGCACTTTGAGCGTCATCTTGTCCTTGATGAAGTTCACGACAAACAGCTCCAGGCTGAAGCCCGCGACTTCTTGCGTCTCGACGCCGACGATCTGCCCGACGCCATGCGCGGGGTAGACGATGTATTCGTGGAGTTTGAAGGCGGGC
This window of the Methylocystis hirsuta genome carries:
- a CDS encoding CarD family transcriptional regulator, translated to MSASARTPAAKPVVASKTAAVKPAQAATPAAAAKQPAVKPVEQQKPAAPVAAKPRPVVEAEPKSVEGTVAPPPPATSQETAAATGIGARPAIPAKPKPATPSAKPAFKLHEYIVYPAHGVGQIVGVETQEVAGFSLELFVVNFIKDKMTLKVPTSKVVSVGMRKLADTGVVDRALQTLSGRARVKRTMWSRRAQEYEAKINSGDLITIAEVVRDLYRSDTQPEQSYSERQLYEAALDRMAREVAAVRKLIDSESLKLIESFLLKGPRRGPKAEGDAGDDGGDEADVDRAA